Proteins encoded within one genomic window of Synechococcus sp. PCC 7335:
- a CDS encoding phosphoglucomutase/phosphomannomutase family protein: protein MASVSPSTFVGKPIKFGTDGWRGVMAADFTFDRVGKVAALAAQVLEKTHGSNGSKTVIVGYDRRFLSSDFARYAAESVAAAGYEVMLSECFAPTPAFSWAAFDQKALGAIVITASHNPAVYNGLKIKSAFGGSVPPEVTKQVEAMLDQAVPMAETPGQITSFDPWPSYCAALRSMVDIKAIQKAVDDGRLTVFAEVMHGAAATGVGRLLEREINEIDSEADPLFAGGAPEPLPKYIPNLFEAIKKNQTNGLTVGLIFDGDSDRIAGMDGNANFLSSQVLIPILMEHLTQRRGMTGEVVKTISGSNLFPALAKLYELPLYETPIGYKYIADRMLEANVLIGGEESGGIGYGHHIPERDALLSALYLLEAVVQSGKDFGELNDSLREQTGFSSAYDRIDLPLANMEVRAKLLEALQSNTPEEVAGKKVDNCLTIDGYKFNLEDNSWLLIRFSGTEPVLRLYSEASSIESVHEILNWAKDWANSVS, encoded by the coding sequence ATGGCTTCTGTTTCTCCCTCGACCTTTGTTGGCAAACCAATCAAATTTGGAACGGATGGTTGGCGCGGCGTGATGGCGGCTGATTTTACGTTTGACCGGGTAGGAAAGGTGGCGGCACTAGCAGCTCAGGTGCTGGAAAAGACCCATGGCAGCAATGGCAGTAAGACGGTGATCGTGGGCTACGACCGACGGTTTTTATCATCGGATTTTGCGCGGTATGCGGCAGAATCGGTTGCAGCAGCAGGGTATGAAGTGATGCTATCGGAATGCTTTGCACCGACGCCTGCGTTTAGCTGGGCAGCGTTTGATCAAAAGGCGTTAGGCGCAATTGTGATTACGGCGAGCCATAATCCGGCGGTGTACAACGGGCTGAAGATAAAAAGTGCCTTTGGCGGATCGGTGCCACCGGAGGTGACAAAGCAGGTAGAGGCAATGCTGGATCAAGCAGTGCCCATGGCAGAGACGCCAGGGCAGATTACCAGCTTTGATCCTTGGCCTAGCTATTGCGCTGCGCTGCGTTCGATGGTCGATATTAAAGCGATTCAAAAAGCGGTAGATGATGGGCGGCTGACTGTATTTGCAGAGGTGATGCACGGGGCGGCGGCGACGGGTGTAGGGCGTCTGCTAGAGCGTGAGATCAACGAGATCGATAGTGAGGCCGATCCGCTATTCGCTGGGGGAGCGCCGGAACCGCTGCCTAAGTATATTCCTAATCTGTTTGAGGCTATTAAGAAGAATCAAACGAATGGACTGACGGTAGGACTAATTTTTGATGGGGATAGCGATCGCATTGCCGGAATGGACGGAAATGCCAACTTCCTTAGCTCTCAAGTTCTGATTCCAATATTGATGGAGCACCTCACTCAGCGGCGCGGCATGACGGGTGAAGTCGTTAAGACCATCAGCGGATCGAATCTGTTCCCAGCATTAGCCAAACTGTATGAGCTACCTCTGTATGAAACACCAATTGGCTATAAGTACATCGCTGATCGCATGCTAGAAGCGAATGTGCTGATTGGGGGTGAAGAATCTGGCGGCATTGGCTACGGTCATCATATTCCAGAAAGAGATGCTTTATTGTCAGCCCTTTATCTGTTAGAAGCGGTTGTACAAAGTGGGAAAGATTTTGGTGAGCTAAATGACTCGCTTAGAGAACAAACTGGATTTAGTTCCGCATATGACCGTATTGATCTGCCGCTTGCCAATATGGAAGTCAGGGCAAAGCTGTTGGAAGCGTTGCAGTCAAACACCCCTGAAGAAGTCGCTGGAAAGAAAGTAGACAACTGCCTGACGATTGATGGATACAAGTTTAATCTAGAAGATAATAGCTGGCTGTTGATTCGCTTTAGTGGAACAGAACCTGTGCTACGGCTTTACTCGGAGGCTAGCTCGATTGAAAGCGTTCACGAGATTCTCAACTGGGCAAAAGACTGGGCTAATTCTGTTAGCTAG
- a CDS encoding Arm DNA-binding domain-containing protein — MGRVFASVSSASGTNNSVEPGWVNIENHHGRLRLRFRYEGKRYALAVGLPDFRVNRLVAQQKATQIELDIASGNFDATLKKYKPLKSDRTATSNQGAKLFERFMIEQTKVKGLAPGSLRRYDCALKHLQKFFQEKAAETVNDTDAQAFVEYLRAKVSERTVEDYVILVQSCWVWAETTLPENPWPLVLKQVKPAPKQKVKPFTADEVQRILEGFRCDHHYKHHADFVVFPIWYRLSLWRSSSTKVEALCK, encoded by the coding sequence ATGGGTAGAGTATTTGCCTCTGTTTCGAGTGCTTCAGGTACGAACAATAGTGTTGAGCCAGGCTGGGTCAACATTGAAAATCATCATGGTCGGCTTAGGCTCCGCTTCAGGTACGAGGGTAAGCGATATGCACTGGCGGTGGGTTTGCCCGACTTCAGAGTTAATCGACTGGTGGCACAGCAAAAAGCAACTCAAATTGAGCTGGACATTGCTTCTGGTAATTTTGATGCCACGCTGAAGAAGTACAAACCACTCAAAAGTGACCGGACTGCTACCAGTAATCAAGGGGCTAAGCTCTTTGAACGGTTCATGATTGAGCAGACTAAGGTGAAAGGGTTAGCTCCGGGCAGCTTGCGCCGTTATGATTGTGCGCTGAAACACTTGCAGAAGTTCTTTCAAGAGAAGGCTGCTGAGACGGTCAATGATACGGATGCGCAGGCATTTGTGGAATATTTGCGAGCTAAAGTCTCTGAGCGAACGGTTGAGGATTACGTGATTTTGGTGCAGTCTTGCTGGGTATGGGCTGAAACGACTTTGCCAGAGAATCCTTGGCCGTTAGTTCTGAAGCAGGTGAAGCCTGCGCCTAAGCAGAAAGTGAAGCCATTTACTGCTGATGAGGTGCAGCGGATTTTGGAAGGGTTTAGGTGCGATCACCACTACAAACACCATGCTGACTTTGTTGTTTTTCCTATTTGGTACAGGCTGTCGCTTTGGCGAAGCAGCAGCACTAAAGTGGAGGCACTGTGCAAATGA
- a CDS encoding site-specific integrase, whose translation MLTLLFFLFGTGCRFGEAAALKWRHCANDLSTVWIGESVSRGVRKTTKTGKDRTVILPGKVVEMLKARKQECYRQNDLIFPAPQGAELNDRDFRRRAWKKVLEKLEIPYRKPYATRHTAVSHALANGANPLAVSEQTGHDPQILFRHYASVIQKSAVMIGF comes from the coding sequence ATGCTGACTTTGTTGTTTTTCCTATTTGGTACAGGCTGTCGCTTTGGCGAAGCAGCAGCACTAAAGTGGAGGCACTGTGCAAATGATCTCTCTACTGTGTGGATTGGTGAGTCGGTATCAAGAGGTGTTCGAAAGACCACAAAGACTGGAAAAGATAGAACAGTAATTCTGCCCGGGAAAGTTGTTGAAATGCTGAAGGCGAGAAAGCAGGAATGTTATCGACAAAATGACTTGATATTTCCGGCACCTCAAGGTGCGGAACTCAATGACCGAGACTTTCGACGACGAGCTTGGAAGAAGGTCTTGGAGAAGTTAGAGATCCCGTATCGAAAGCCTTATGCGACCAGACATACTGCGGTTAGCCATGCACTCGCGAATGGAGCAAACCCATTAGCCGTATCAGAGCAAACAGGACATGATCCGCAAATCTTATTCAGGCATTATGCCTCTGTGATTCAGAAGTCAGCGGTGATGATTGGATTTTAG
- the drmD gene encoding DISARM system SNF2-like helicase DrmD yields the protein MRAISIPEQGQLVDVRQSRFVVTDVHQTQLPKRLAESGTSGSQHLITLSSVEDDALGQELQVIWELEPGAHVYEKAELPEPVGFDSPERLDAFLDAVRWGAASVADVRNVQSPFRSGIDIEDYQLDPVVRAVQMPRVNLLIADDVGLGKTIEAGLVAQELILRQRARRILIICPSSLQVQWQEQMRNKFGLDFRIVNSELMKGLRRRRGIHVNPWGHFPRLITSIDFIKRDRPLRLFREILPAEGESLYPRRFDLMIVDEAHNVAPSGSGKYAIDSQRTAAIRLLEPHFEHKLFLTATPHNGYPESFTALLELLDAQRFARGVSPDPVQLQTVMVRRLKQELPPDDFGKARFPERVLEAIAVNYTEEEQQAHQWLQTYTELRRQGAQDNPTELYATEFVLKLLKKRLFSSPEAFRATLVQHQKTLRGERSEKKGLTKPAVGLLRRQLEQIEEEFADDDVYEEVTADAIATSSRLFHAVTPDEQQQLDNMQNWADQASLNPDTKAQELLNWIAEVLRPSGDWGTERVIIFTEYRATQKWLFDLLANEGYAKGKAGEERLMTLYGGMDSKEREQAKAAFQAKPEISPVRILLATDAASEGLDLQNHCSRLIHYEIPWNPNRMEQRNGRVDRHGQRADEVSIYHFVAAGFEKTSVGTKPGELAGDLEFLMRAALKVNTIREDLGKVGPVIASQVEEAMLGRRGALDTAVAEKAAQPLRKLLRFERSVQGRIEQLKAQLGDTRRELRLSPENITTVVKIGLDLANQPPLEPVEVPNLKGKAYQLPALQGSWAECSAGLAHPHTNEIRPIVFDADTARGRDDVVLVHLNHRLVQMCLRLLRAEVWSRQDTRQLYRVTARVVPSAALDHPVVVAYGRLVVLGGDQQRLHEEIITAGGVLKEGRFSRFKTVGQLKEALAAAQVVDGADAVPESMVQEAWPGHREALLRSLEVRMENRTQGLQNKLAERCEKEVKNMTAVLTELRQQIIAELAEPEVEQMELFSSAEKEQLERNLSSLRLRVEQIPQEIEQEAALIRARFAEPMPRLFPLAVAYLVPQKLIK from the coding sequence GTGCGTGCTATTTCCATTCCTGAGCAGGGTCAGCTAGTCGATGTTCGTCAGAGTCGCTTTGTTGTGACGGATGTCCATCAGACGCAATTGCCTAAACGTTTGGCGGAGTCGGGCACGTCGGGCTCTCAGCATTTGATTACGTTGTCTTCAGTTGAAGATGATGCGTTGGGCCAGGAACTTCAGGTGATCTGGGAGTTAGAGCCGGGGGCGCATGTGTATGAAAAAGCTGAGCTGCCAGAGCCAGTGGGTTTTGATAGCCCCGAGCGATTAGACGCATTTTTGGATGCGGTGCGATGGGGGGCGGCTTCAGTAGCGGATGTGCGCAATGTGCAGTCGCCGTTTCGCAGTGGCATTGATATTGAGGATTATCAGCTGGATCCGGTGGTAAGAGCGGTGCAGATGCCTCGAGTGAATTTACTGATTGCGGATGATGTGGGTCTGGGGAAGACGATTGAAGCGGGGCTGGTGGCGCAGGAGTTGATTTTGCGGCAGCGGGCGCGGCGGATTTTGATTATTTGTCCGTCGTCGTTGCAGGTGCAGTGGCAGGAGCAAATGCGGAACAAGTTTGGGCTAGACTTTCGCATTGTGAATAGTGAGCTGATGAAGGGGTTGCGTAGGCGTAGGGGGATTCATGTGAATCCTTGGGGGCATTTCCCGAGGCTCATTACGTCGATTGATTTTATTAAGCGCGATCGCCCCCTGCGGTTGTTTCGAGAAATTCTCCCGGCTGAAGGAGAGTCTCTTTACCCTCGTCGGTTTGATCTCATGATTGTAGATGAGGCGCATAATGTTGCGCCATCAGGTAGTGGGAAATATGCGATTGATTCGCAGCGAACGGCAGCGATTCGGCTGTTGGAGCCGCATTTTGAGCACAAACTGTTTTTGACGGCAACGCCGCATAATGGCTACCCCGAAAGCTTTACAGCGTTGTTGGAGCTGCTAGATGCGCAGCGATTTGCGAGGGGTGTTTCTCCAGATCCAGTGCAGCTGCAAACGGTGATGGTGAGACGGCTAAAGCAGGAGCTGCCGCCGGATGATTTTGGAAAGGCTCGTTTTCCTGAGCGCGTGTTGGAGGCGATCGCAGTCAACTACACAGAAGAAGAACAACAGGCTCACCAATGGCTACAGACCTACACAGAGCTGAGGCGGCAAGGTGCTCAGGATAACCCGACTGAGCTATATGCCACAGAATTTGTGTTGAAGTTATTGAAAAAGCGACTGTTTTCATCGCCGGAAGCGTTTCGGGCGACGTTGGTGCAGCACCAAAAAACGCTGCGAGGCGAGCGGTCTGAAAAGAAAGGCTTGACGAAACCGGCGGTCGGATTATTACGTCGGCAGCTAGAACAGATTGAGGAAGAATTTGCGGATGATGATGTGTATGAAGAGGTGACGGCAGATGCGATCGCAACGTCTAGCCGACTTTTTCATGCAGTCACCCCCGACGAACAACAACAGCTTGACAACATGCAAAACTGGGCAGATCAAGCATCGCTGAATCCGGATACTAAAGCCCAAGAGTTGTTGAATTGGATTGCTGAAGTACTAAGGCCTAGTGGAGACTGGGGCACTGAGCGAGTAATTATTTTTACAGAGTATCGGGCAACGCAAAAGTGGTTGTTTGACCTGTTAGCAAATGAGGGATATGCCAAAGGCAAGGCCGGAGAGGAAAGGCTGATGACGCTGTATGGCGGCATGGACTCAAAGGAGCGTGAGCAAGCGAAAGCGGCGTTTCAGGCGAAGCCTGAGATTTCTCCGGTGCGGATTTTACTGGCGACGGATGCAGCCAGTGAAGGGTTGGACTTGCAGAATCATTGTTCGCGATTGATTCACTACGAGATTCCGTGGAACCCGAACCGGATGGAGCAGCGAAATGGGCGGGTTGACCGACATGGTCAGCGCGCTGATGAGGTGAGTATTTATCACTTTGTGGCGGCGGGCTTTGAAAAGACATCGGTGGGCACCAAACCAGGAGAACTGGCAGGTGATTTGGAGTTTTTAATGCGGGCGGCGCTGAAGGTCAATACCATTCGAGAAGATTTGGGGAAGGTGGGGCCGGTGATTGCCTCGCAGGTGGAAGAAGCGATGCTCGGTCGGCGCGGAGCCTTGGATACGGCAGTGGCAGAGAAAGCAGCGCAGCCGTTGCGGAAGCTGTTGAGGTTTGAGCGGTCGGTGCAGGGGCGTATTGAGCAGCTGAAAGCGCAGCTAGGGGATACTCGCCGTGAGCTACGGCTCAGCCCTGAGAACATTACAACAGTGGTCAAAATTGGGTTGGATTTGGCGAATCAGCCGCCTTTGGAGCCCGTTGAGGTGCCGAACCTGAAGGGAAAGGCCTATCAGCTGCCTGCTTTGCAGGGGAGCTGGGCGGAGTGTTCGGCAGGGCTAGCGCATCCGCATACGAATGAGATTCGCCCGATTGTGTTCGATGCGGATACGGCACGGGGGCGAGATGATGTGGTGCTGGTGCATCTGAATCATCGGCTGGTGCAGATGTGTTTGCGGCTATTGCGGGCGGAGGTGTGGTCGCGGCAAGATACGCGGCAGCTGTATCGAGTTACGGCTCGGGTGGTGCCGAGTGCGGCGCTGGATCATCCGGTGGTGGTGGCTTATGGGCGGTTGGTGGTGCTGGGTGGCGATCAGCAGCGGCTGCATGAGGAGATTATTACGGCGGGTGGTGTGCTGAAAGAGGGACGCTTTAGCCGATTTAAGACTGTGGGGCAACTCAAGGAGGCGTTGGCAGCAGCACAGGTCGTTGATGGGGCGGATGCGGTGCCGGAGAGTATGGTGCAGGAGGCTTGGCCGGGCCATCGGGAAGCTTTGTTGCGATCGCTGGAGGTGCGGATGGAAAATCGAACGCAGGGTTTGCAAAACAAGCTGGCAGAGCGCTGTGAAAAGGAAGTGAAGAATATGACGGCGGTGCTTACAGAGCTGCGTCAGCAGATTATCGCTGAGCTAGCTGAGCCGGAAGTGGAGCAGATGGAACTGTTTAGCAGTGCGGAAAAAGAGCAGCTAGAACGCAACTTGAGCAGTCTGCGGTTAAGGGTGGAACAGATTCCGCAGGAGATTGAGCAGGAGGCTGCGCTAATTCGGGCCCGGTTTGCGGAGCCGATGCCGAGGTTGTTTCCGCTAGCCGTGGCGTACTTGGTGCCGCAAAAGTTAATAAAGTAG
- a CDS encoding toxin-antitoxin system HicB family antitoxin — MSRLTLRLPETLHSQLSQLAENEGVSLNQYIVYSLTRQIGASYTVQVLPEAAVNQQQADLNRWLQSSEPCSEAEATEILSERETAPEQSQLSAETVSRFQAMLQKGHSERTS, encoded by the coding sequence ATGAGTCGATTAACCCTAAGACTCCCAGAGACATTGCATAGCCAGCTATCTCAACTGGCAGAGAATGAGGGGGTTTCTCTCAATCAATATATTGTTTATTCGCTAACTAGGCAGATTGGCGCTTCTTATACGGTGCAAGTTCTCCCGGAAGCTGCGGTCAATCAACAACAAGCGGATTTAAACCGTTGGCTCCAATCGTCAGAGCCTTGTTCAGAAGCAGAAGCTACGGAAATACTCTCAGAGAGAGAGACTGCTCCAGAGCAGTCGCAACTCAGTGCTGAAACAGTTAGTCGATTTCAGGCAATGCTACAAAAAGGTCATTCAGAGAGAACAAGCTAA
- a CDS encoding putative toxin-antitoxin system toxin component, PIN family: protein MLDEVVIDTNVVFEGLTQKGGASGLIVDAWNADLISVNVSTALVYEYEDVLSRKLSPARWQRLRPLLSMLVKRSNFTTIYFSWRPTSPDAGDDLVIDCAMNAGATVITSNIRDFKGAQKSLGLEVMTPEQLIAALLSKGEKR, encoded by the coding sequence ATGCTTGATGAAGTCGTTATTGATACAAACGTTGTGTTTGAGGGTTTGACACAGAAAGGGGGAGCGTCAGGACTTATTGTGGATGCTTGGAATGCTGACCTCATATCAGTAAACGTTTCTACAGCGTTGGTGTATGAGTACGAAGATGTGTTGTCACGTAAGCTTTCACCTGCGCGATGGCAGCGGTTGAGACCTTTGCTATCTATGCTCGTTAAAAGGTCTAATTTCACTACTATCTACTTCTCTTGGCGACCAACCTCACCAGATGCCGGTGATGACTTAGTTATTGACTGTGCTATGAATGCAGGCGCTACTGTCATTACCTCCAATATTCGTGATTTTAAAGGCGCTCAAAAGTCATTAGGGCTAGAAGTGATGACACCAGAACAGCTGATAGCAGCATTATTATCTAAAGGAGAAAAGCGATGA
- a CDS encoding Uma2 family endonuclease, whose amino-acid sequence MVASPSSSGLSPEQYLKLEETSPIKHEYIDVEIYATAGATDAHVTLTGNLFAALLTHLRGSDCRVYFSDMKVQVDAVNRYYYPDIMVTCNQQDKDETTFKRHPKFIAEVLSDSTVAFDRGDKFADYQTLESLQEYVLINTHRQRVECFRRNEKGLWILQSYASSDECFVVESVGFRGAIAALYENVQAK is encoded by the coding sequence ATGGTTGCCTCGCCGTCTTCTTCTGGTCTATCTCCAGAGCAATATCTGAAGCTAGAAGAAACCAGCCCCATTAAGCATGAGTACATAGATGTCGAAATCTATGCTACGGCTGGGGCAACAGACGCACATGTCACACTCACAGGAAACCTATTTGCCGCGCTACTGACTCATCTTCGAGGCAGCGACTGTCGAGTCTATTTCTCTGATATGAAGGTACAAGTTGACGCCGTAAATCGGTACTACTACCCCGATATCATGGTCACTTGCAACCAGCAAGACAAAGACGAAACTACTTTTAAGCGCCATCCAAAATTCATCGCCGAAGTCTTATCAGATTCGACAGTGGCCTTCGATAGGGGAGATAAGTTTGCAGATTATCAAACGCTTGAGAGCCTACAAGAATATGTGTTGATCAACACTCATCGGCAGCGAGTAGAATGCTTTCGGCGAAATGAGAAAGGATTGTGGATTTTGCAGTCTTACGCATCGTCAGATGAGTGTTTTGTTGTGGAAAGTGTTGGGTTTAGGGGTGCGATCGCAGCCCTCTACGAGAATGTACAAGCAAAATAA